The following proteins are co-located in the Leptospira weilii genome:
- a CDS encoding penicillin acylase family protein has translation MKHLSNRLFSFWKKLPLWTRRSLEIIFVLIFFVKLGFVFLIFWKAPRLSGELTVPGLTKPVSVVRDSYGVPHIRSEDSSSAYFALGYVSASDRLFQMEILRRAARGELSEVLGAELVPTDIFLRQVLLRRTAEKMLQESVKGNPQILKELDSFLEGINYFLKTESLPIEFTILGYQPKPFDRLDVLSALSLLSFSFAEALRNDSLYTILERKLPNRNIAELFPRHDAEDPFSIRENQPSYSPKRLTEARKNSFLLAEKSEFAKSNELSDFASVIRRTNQILEELPLFLGSNSWVISPSRSTTGGAILANDPHIGYGNPGTWYEVHLMAGSYETYGYHLPIFPFPIIAHNAKKAWALTMLENDDMDFYEEVLHPTKPNFVKEKGNWVPVQVFKELIPVKGEEAREITIQVTSHGPILSKPIAGYSGPVVSLYWIFHHIPAPVLETVYSLGRCSSLQECSEVVSKLPAPGLNISYADANGNIAWWSVGRFPIRKNKTNTRKILNGASGEDDVIGYLPFEQNPKLINPPEGIILTANHLPTYELKGYGKPEGYWQESDRGRRIYELLSRKKNWSVDDMKKIQTDIHSFSARSIVPLISLELELDKNWSGVFREALDVYRKFDGENTLDSAGATIFHTLNQFVMLNLWMDEFGESNLQVFGQSAERWNSYKSILANPKSDFWDDLSTPDLQETRRDILIRSFAQTVRYLSKEFGGSPSSWKWEKAHEITFEHPMGKVPLLGLIFNQGPFPVVSGEAAVNLMNQKEINPKMTPRVGPSKRRIIDLIHPENSWSVLPTGNSGNLGSPFYGDQIQMFLNGEHRPIRFTQSQIEKDSKYVLKFVPR, from the coding sequence ATGAAACATTTATCGAATAGGCTATTTTCTTTTTGGAAAAAACTTCCCCTCTGGACTCGCAGGTCTTTGGAAATTATTTTCGTTTTGATTTTTTTTGTAAAACTCGGTTTTGTATTTTTGATTTTCTGGAAAGCCCCTCGTTTGTCGGGAGAGCTGACGGTGCCCGGACTTACGAAACCCGTTTCCGTCGTCCGAGATTCCTACGGAGTTCCGCATATTCGATCCGAAGATTCCTCGTCCGCCTATTTCGCGTTAGGTTACGTAAGCGCGAGCGATCGTTTGTTTCAGATGGAAATTCTAAGAAGAGCGGCTAGGGGGGAATTATCCGAAGTTTTAGGGGCTGAATTGGTTCCCACCGACATTTTTTTAAGACAGGTGTTGCTGAGGAGAACTGCGGAAAAGATGTTACAGGAATCCGTAAAAGGCAATCCTCAAATTTTGAAAGAATTGGATTCGTTTTTGGAGGGAATCAATTACTTTTTAAAAACGGAATCACTTCCGATCGAGTTTACGATTCTGGGTTATCAACCCAAACCATTCGACCGGCTCGACGTGCTGAGCGCTCTTTCTTTATTATCTTTTTCTTTTGCGGAGGCTTTGCGGAACGATTCTCTTTACACAATTTTGGAAAGAAAACTTCCGAATCGAAACATCGCCGAACTATTTCCAAGGCACGATGCCGAAGATCCGTTTTCGATTCGAGAGAATCAACCTTCCTATTCCCCTAAAAGACTGACCGAAGCTCGAAAAAATTCTTTCCTCTTAGCAGAAAAATCCGAATTCGCAAAATCGAACGAACTTTCCGACTTCGCTTCCGTAATCCGCAGAACGAATCAAATCCTAGAGGAACTTCCTTTGTTTCTGGGAAGCAATTCCTGGGTGATTAGTCCTTCTAGATCGACGACCGGTGGTGCGATTTTAGCGAACGATCCGCATATCGGTTACGGTAATCCCGGAACTTGGTATGAAGTTCATTTGATGGCGGGAAGTTACGAAACGTACGGATATCATCTTCCTATCTTTCCTTTTCCAATAATCGCGCATAACGCAAAAAAAGCTTGGGCATTGACTATGTTGGAAAACGACGATATGGATTTTTATGAGGAGGTCCTACATCCGACAAAGCCGAATTTCGTAAAAGAAAAAGGAAATTGGGTTCCGGTTCAAGTTTTCAAGGAATTGATTCCCGTCAAAGGGGAGGAAGCGCGTGAAATTACGATCCAAGTAACCTCTCACGGTCCGATCCTCTCCAAACCGATAGCTGGATATTCGGGCCCGGTTGTTTCTCTCTATTGGATTTTTCATCATATTCCGGCTCCTGTTTTGGAAACTGTTTATTCATTGGGACGTTGTTCTTCTTTGCAGGAGTGTTCTGAAGTTGTTTCGAAACTGCCTGCTCCGGGTTTGAACATCTCTTATGCGGATGCGAACGGCAACATAGCTTGGTGGAGTGTTGGAAGATTTCCGATTCGTAAAAATAAAACCAATACTCGCAAAATTTTGAATGGAGCTTCCGGAGAAGACGACGTAATCGGTTATCTTCCGTTTGAACAAAATCCAAAGTTGATCAATCCTCCCGAAGGAATTATTCTCACGGCAAATCATCTGCCTACTTACGAACTCAAGGGTTATGGAAAACCAGAAGGGTATTGGCAAGAATCGGATCGGGGAAGAAGAATCTACGAACTTCTTTCCCGAAAAAAAAATTGGTCCGTGGACGATATGAAAAAAATCCAGACCGATATTCATTCTTTTTCCGCAAGGTCCATCGTTCCTTTGATCTCTTTGGAACTCGAGTTGGATAAAAATTGGTCCGGAGTATTTCGAGAAGCTCTGGACGTCTATCGAAAGTTCGACGGGGAAAACACATTGGATTCGGCCGGAGCCACGATCTTCCATACGCTTAACCAATTTGTAATGTTGAATTTATGGATGGACGAATTCGGAGAGTCGAATCTTCAAGTCTTCGGTCAGAGTGCGGAGCGTTGGAATTCTTATAAATCGATTCTTGCTAATCCGAAGTCCGATTTTTGGGACGACCTTTCCACTCCGGATCTTCAAGAAACAAGAAGGGATATTCTCATCCGCTCTTTTGCACAAACGGTTCGTTATTTGTCCAAAGAATTCGGCGGTTCTCCCTCTTCTTGGAAATGGGAAAAGGCTCACGAAATCACGTTTGAACATCCGATGGGAAAAGTTCCCCTTCTCGGTTTGATTTTTAACCAAGGACCGTTTCCCGTTGTTTCGGGAGAAGCCGCGGTCAATCTAATGAATCAGAAGGAAATCAATCCGAAAATGACCCCTCGCGTGGGTCCTTCCAAACGAAGAATCATTGATCTTATACATCCTGAAAATTCTTGGTCGGTATTACCAACGGGAAATTCCGGAAATTTGGGTTCTCCTTTTTACGGTGATCAAATTCAAATGTTTTTGAACGGAGAACACCGCCCGATTCGATTTACACAGTCTCAAATCGAAAAGGACTCGAAGTATGTATTGAAATTTGTGCCACGGTGA
- a CDS encoding NAD(P)(+) transhydrogenase (Re/Si-specific) subunit beta: MEKSIINLVYLLSSVLFIVGLKLLSHPKTAVRGNFVGAVGMFFAVAAALVEKGLAYEYILAGFIVGTAIGVYLSVKVEMTSMPQLVAALNGFGGLASFLVAGAAVMEVLHQGTNLEVLKSYQFTVSTAASGIIGAVTLTGSFVAYGKLQGLLSEKAVRYPGDQIVKVLFFVGSIVLSYFVVIEPEKIEWYWYVVVVGSVLGILLVMPIGGADMPVVIALLNSYSGIAASATGFVLGNNVLIIAGSLVGASGIILTQIMCKAMNRSLANVLFGGLGAAVDTSKGGEDIYAGKTKSTSAEEVAMLLDMAQRVVIVPGYGMAVAQAQHAVRDLYNILTDRGIDVEFAIHPVAGRMPGHMNVLLAEADIPYDKMKEMDEINPSFEQVDVVIVNGANDVVNPLAKTDPSSPIAGMPILDVDKAKTVIVIKRSLSPGFAGVPNPLFIQDNALMYFQDGKKATQEIVTALKET; this comes from the coding sequence ATGGAAAAATCGATTATCAATTTAGTTTATCTTCTCTCCTCCGTCCTTTTTATCGTAGGATTGAAACTTCTTTCTCACCCTAAGACTGCGGTGCGGGGAAACTTCGTAGGCGCGGTCGGTATGTTCTTTGCCGTTGCCGCCGCTCTTGTGGAAAAGGGGCTTGCTTACGAATACATCTTGGCGGGATTCATCGTCGGAACCGCGATCGGAGTGTATCTCTCCGTTAAAGTCGAAATGACTTCCATGCCTCAGCTCGTTGCGGCGTTGAACGGTTTCGGCGGCCTTGCTTCCTTCCTTGTCGCAGGCGCCGCGGTGATGGAAGTTCTTCACCAAGGAACCAACCTCGAAGTTTTAAAATCGTATCAGTTTACCGTCTCGACCGCTGCATCCGGAATCATCGGAGCCGTAACTCTTACGGGAAGCTTTGTGGCTTACGGAAAACTTCAAGGTTTGCTTTCTGAAAAAGCGGTTCGTTATCCGGGCGATCAAATCGTTAAAGTTCTCTTCTTTGTAGGTTCCATCGTTCTGAGTTACTTCGTCGTCATCGAACCGGAAAAGATCGAATGGTATTGGTATGTCGTAGTAGTCGGCTCCGTTTTAGGAATCCTTCTTGTAATGCCGATCGGCGGCGCGGATATGCCGGTCGTAATCGCGCTTTTGAACTCTTATTCCGGAATCGCAGCGTCCGCGACCGGATTCGTATTGGGAAACAACGTTCTGATTATCGCAGGATCTCTCGTGGGAGCTTCGGGAATCATTTTAACACAGATCATGTGTAAAGCGATGAACCGATCTCTTGCAAACGTTCTCTTCGGAGGACTCGGAGCCGCTGTGGATACTTCCAAAGGCGGAGAAGATATCTACGCCGGAAAAACCAAAAGCACTTCCGCGGAAGAAGTCGCAATGCTCCTCGATATGGCTCAAAGAGTCGTGATCGTTCCCGGTTACGGAATGGCGGTTGCGCAAGCGCAGCATGCCGTAAGAGATCTTTATAATATTCTTACGGACAGAGGAATCGACGTTGAGTTCGCGATTCATCCCGTTGCTGGAAGAATGCCGGGACACATGAACGTTCTTCTTGCGGAAGCGGATATTCCTTACGACAAGATGAAAGAAATGGACGAAATCAATCCTTCCTTCGAGCAAGTCGACGTGGTCATTGTCAACGGTGCGAACGACGTGGTAAATCCGCTCGCAAAAACCGATCCGAGCAGCCCGATCGCGGGAATGCCGATTTTGGACGTGGACAAAGCGAAAACAGTCATCGTTATTAAGCGAAGTCTAAGTCCCGGGTTTGCGGGAGTCCCCAACCCGTTGTTCATCCAAGACAACGCTCTCATGTATTTCCAAGACGGTAAAAAAGCGACTCAAGAAATCGTTACGGCGCTCAAAGAAACTTGA
- the msrA gene encoding peptide-methionine (S)-S-oxide reductase MsrA, translated as MEQATLGGGCFWCLEAVYQMVEGIESIVSGYAAGQTKNPDYRSVCSGTTGHAEVVQITFDSKIIRYFEILEIFWISHDPTTLNRQGNDIGTQYRSIILYHSPEQKKQAEQSIQKAEEHFSNPIVTQVEALEKFYPAENYHQNYFRTNPKQAYCHYVIKPKIDKYLKTGFKVRKEGS; from the coding sequence ATGGAACAGGCAACATTAGGCGGCGGTTGTTTTTGGTGTCTCGAAGCCGTATATCAAATGGTGGAAGGAATAGAATCGATCGTGTCTGGATACGCGGCGGGACAAACGAAAAATCCGGATTACCGTTCCGTATGCTCGGGAACGACGGGACACGCAGAAGTGGTTCAAATCACTTTCGATTCGAAGATCATTCGTTATTTCGAAATTCTCGAAATTTTTTGGATCTCTCACGATCCTACAACGTTAAACCGACAAGGAAACGACATAGGAACTCAATATCGATCCATTATTCTTTACCATTCTCCCGAACAGAAAAAACAAGCGGAACAATCCATACAAAAAGCCGAAGAACATTTTTCGAATCCGATCGTAACGCAGGTGGAAGCGCTGGAAAAATTTTATCCTGCGGAAAATTACCATCAAAATTACTTCAGAACGAATCCGAAACAGGCTTATTGTCATTATGTGATCAAACCGAAAATCGATAAATATCTCAAGACGGGTTTCAAAGTTAGGAAAGAAGGCTCCTAG
- the queD gene encoding 6-carboxytetrahydropterin synthase QueD, with protein sequence MEEIELTKEFHFDAAHLLPSVSDGHKCKRLHGHSFRFKLHLKGKIDSDTGWLIDYAEVSRIVKPLIEDHLDHYYLNEVPGLENPTSENIAIWLWKHLKPLLPLLSKITLNETCTSACIYEGPKNSLCDIDSYKY encoded by the coding sequence ATGGAAGAAATCGAACTCACTAAAGAATTCCACTTCGACGCCGCTCATCTCCTTCCGAGCGTATCCGACGGCCATAAATGCAAACGACTTCACGGTCATAGTTTTCGATTTAAACTTCATTTAAAAGGAAAGATCGATTCCGACACCGGCTGGCTGATCGATTACGCGGAAGTCAGTAGAATCGTGAAACCTTTGATTGAAGATCATCTGGATCATTATTATCTGAACGAAGTTCCCGGTCTTGAAAATCCGACTTCCGAAAACATAGCCATCTGGCTTTGGAAGCATCTTAAACCTTTATTACCTTTGCTTTCTAAAATCACTCTGAATGAAACTTGCACGAGCGCCTGCATCTATGAAGGTCCGAAAAATTCATTATGCGACATCGATTCGTATAAATATTAA
- a CDS encoding uracil-DNA glycosylase has product MSNEEKLRRLDLIQSEVFACKLCKLHTTRTRTVFGEGNPDSEVVFIGEGPGKQEDLTGRPFVGKAGELLTKIIEKGMKVPRESVYIANIVKCRPTVDMKFEKDRPPEDEETRACAPYLLRQLEIIQPKVIVTLGNPSTRFILNTKEGITKLRGTWGTFFGIPVMPTYHPSFVIRNGGENSPLKRDVWEDIKKVMDLLGWKWS; this is encoded by the coding sequence ATGAGCAATGAAGAAAAATTAAGAAGACTCGATCTCATTCAATCCGAGGTATTCGCGTGTAAACTCTGCAAACTCCATACTACCCGCACTCGGACGGTTTTCGGAGAGGGAAATCCGGATTCGGAAGTGGTTTTTATCGGTGAGGGGCCCGGCAAGCAAGAGGATCTCACCGGCCGGCCGTTCGTGGGCAAGGCCGGTGAACTTCTGACGAAGATCATTGAAAAGGGAATGAAAGTTCCGAGAGAGTCTGTTTATATCGCGAACATCGTGAAGTGCAGACCGACCGTGGACATGAAATTCGAAAAGGACAGACCTCCCGAAGACGAGGAAACCAGAGCCTGCGCTCCGTATCTTCTGAGACAGCTTGAAATCATTCAACCGAAAGTGATCGTAACACTCGGAAATCCCTCCACAAGATTTATCTTAAATACAAAAGAGGGAATTACGAAACTCAGAGGGACCTGGGGAACTTTTTTCGGAATTCCTGTGATGCCTACCTATCACCCTAGTTTTGTGATTCGCAATGGCGGAGAGAACAGTCCTCTCAAGCGCGATGTCTGGGAGGACATCAAGAAGGTTATGGATCTGCTGGGTTGGAAGTGGTCTTAG
- a CDS encoding porin, with the protein MIQKINIEGLEYFRNKKRILPASFLKCRILIPIYFLGAVLCISSLRAQEKNSPSSIQADIQSNSAAQKKERKESAPAVRTNTGFDSKTQTKNFDLSQQPESKPQTSTPTQTQLQSQTSTSTQTQTQFQVHPEKQSQAQIQVQSQTQLQSQTQEEIPKKENEEPKTKEQGPRFGFFIDSYYAHNPYRPTSRDNRYLTQPARWNEGNINLAYVDGKIETDRYRGRVAFQFGNSVNANYKAEVSNEKNSNQISVRNIQEAYAGIKLAKNLWLDGGVYFGNIGLENWISQNNWNYSRALALDYVPYYSSGFRLSYQYSDKLSFQLHLMNGWSNITETNRDKAIGTQVDYKVTDKFKITHNTFVGNEAPDNQSRQTRYYNNLILQYHFTKYIIVAGSGDIGIQRAPDPGVQAYRQWYHGTFWITLRPVEIFRTSVRLERMYDPEQTIIQTGTKNGFLTSGATVTFDYIPNESAMIRLEGRYFRSYDAVFDRDRSKSKEEKFIVFAISLKI; encoded by the coding sequence ATGATACAAAAAATAAATATTGAAGGATTGGAATATTTTAGAAACAAAAAGAGGATCCTTCCGGCTTCGTTTTTGAAATGCAGAATTTTGATCCCGATCTATTTCCTAGGAGCTGTGCTTTGCATCTCTTCGCTCCGCGCTCAGGAAAAGAATTCGCCTTCTTCGATCCAAGCCGACATTCAAAGCAATTCCGCAGCTCAAAAAAAAGAAAGAAAAGAATCCGCACCTGCGGTTCGGACGAACACCGGGTTCGATTCAAAAACGCAAACTAAGAATTTCGATTTATCCCAACAACCGGAATCCAAACCGCAGACTTCAACACCTACACAGACACAACTACAGTCGCAGACTTCGACATCTACACAAACGCAAACACAATTCCAAGTCCATCCAGAAAAACAATCCCAGGCCCAAATCCAAGTACAATCTCAAACCCAATTGCAATCTCAAACCCAAGAAGAAATTCCGAAAAAAGAAAACGAAGAACCGAAAACAAAAGAACAAGGACCCAGATTCGGTTTTTTTATAGATTCTTATTACGCACACAATCCGTATCGTCCGACTTCGAGGGACAACCGATATCTCACTCAACCGGCACGTTGGAATGAAGGTAATATCAATCTCGCTTATGTGGACGGAAAAATCGAAACGGATCGATATCGGGGAAGAGTCGCTTTCCAATTCGGAAACTCTGTAAACGCAAACTACAAAGCCGAAGTAAGTAACGAAAAAAATTCCAATCAGATTTCTGTGCGTAACATTCAAGAAGCGTACGCCGGGATCAAACTCGCAAAAAATCTCTGGCTCGACGGAGGAGTCTACTTCGGAAATATAGGACTCGAAAATTGGATTTCTCAGAATAATTGGAACTATTCGAGGGCACTCGCACTGGATTACGTGCCTTATTATTCGAGCGGTTTCAGACTTTCTTATCAATATTCGGATAAATTATCCTTTCAACTCCATTTGATGAACGGTTGGTCGAATATCACCGAAACAAATCGGGATAAAGCGATCGGAACCCAAGTCGATTATAAAGTCACGGATAAGTTCAAGATCACGCACAACACCTTTGTCGGAAACGAGGCCCCCGATAATCAATCTAGACAAACAAGATATTATAATAATTTAATACTTCAATATCATTTCACAAAATACATCATCGTGGCGGGATCGGGCGACATTGGAATCCAAAGGGCACCCGATCCGGGCGTTCAAGCTTATAGACAATGGTACCACGGAACGTTTTGGATAACTCTGAGGCCGGTCGAAATCTTCCGCACCTCAGTTCGTCTTGAAAGGATGTACGATCCCGAACAAACGATTATTCAAACCGGCACAAAAAACGGATTTTTGACTTCGGGCGCCACAGTCACCTTCGATTATATTCCGAACGAAAGCGCAATGATTCGGTTGGAAGGGCGTTATTTTCGTTCCTATGATGCGGTTTTTGATCGTGATCGATCCAAATCCAAAGAGGAAAAATTTATCGTTTTTGCGATTTCCCTGAAAATCTAA
- a CDS encoding DUF2809 domain-containing protein has translation MKIRFIYIGLSLFFLGICFLILHSFRSNVFIRGFMGDMTIVMLIYTCLQSVKDFSPIKLSASILLFSFGIETLQYFKILHFLGVQENDTTKIIFGSIFDPLDLVAYFSGTILILWMDVSMIRKHR, from the coding sequence ATGAAAATACGATTTATATATATAGGACTTTCACTGTTTTTCTTAGGAATCTGTTTTTTAATCCTTCACTCGTTTCGTTCAAACGTTTTTATTCGCGGTTTCATGGGAGACATGACGATCGTAATGCTTATCTATACTTGTCTACAGTCCGTCAAAGATTTCTCCCCGATAAAATTATCCGCGTCGATTCTCCTGTTTTCTTTTGGAATCGAAACGCTTCAGTATTTTAAAATCCTACATTTCCTGGGAGTTCAAGAGAATGATACGACAAAAATCATCTTCGGTTCCATATTCGATCCGTTGGACTTGGTCGCGTATTTTAGCGGAACCATTTTGATTTTGTGGATGGATGTGTCGATGATTCGGAAACACCGATGA
- a CDS encoding NAD(P) transhydrogenase subunit alpha, translated as MEQFVGYLTIFLLAVFVGFEVITRIPPLLHTPLMSGSNAISGITIIGAILSLHSVNGPLINIIGFIAMVAATINVVGGFLVTHRMLGMFKKKEK; from the coding sequence ATGGAACAGTTCGTAGGTTACCTGACGATCTTCTTATTAGCCGTATTTGTTGGTTTTGAGGTCATCACAAGAATTCCTCCTCTTTTACATACCCCTCTTATGTCAGGTTCCAATGCGATTTCCGGAATCACGATCATCGGTGCGATTCTATCTCTTCATTCCGTAAACGGACCGCTGATCAATATCATCGGATTTATCGCGATGGTCGCCGCTACGATCAACGTTGTCGGTGGATTCTTAGTAACCCATAGAATGTTGGGAATGTTCAAGAAGAAAGAAAAGTAA
- a CDS encoding alpha/beta hydrolase, whose product MKPTNMKLAVILFFAAAFVSCTRYVVITEQKFTSQTANIGPNVFLTTFSYENSHYPPVLLVDPIFINKKVLYLGDKSGLIGVLNGNGFSVWLLHFEDYKSVNLKEVGENLIPDVIARIQKVTGQKEYILGGVSLGGQAILHSFKAKKIPDISKAFFLGTGMDYKYNDSFIEQMKTEKRFETDLSVSCKNKDSFCKRFISFDEDDPTILFVYQNLFNYLPTLEENPKTWEPFESTNFPSLFIGGRIDNVSPTESIHPTYKRKKGKKEYWEAGRDNGTSIDYDHLGLFAYKDAPSDIYQRIANWLKEIEITKTTSNPADP is encoded by the coding sequence ATGAAACCTACGAACATGAAATTGGCGGTGATCTTATTTTTTGCGGCGGCATTTGTAAGCTGCACACGTTATGTGGTCATTACGGAACAGAAATTCACGTCGCAAACCGCTAACATAGGGCCAAATGTATTTCTAACCACTTTTTCCTACGAAAATTCTCACTATCCTCCCGTCCTCCTCGTGGACCCGATTTTTATCAACAAAAAGGTTTTGTATCTAGGGGACAAATCAGGATTAATCGGAGTTTTAAACGGAAACGGCTTTTCGGTTTGGCTGTTGCACTTTGAAGATTACAAATCCGTAAATCTCAAGGAAGTGGGGGAAAATCTAATTCCGGATGTTATCGCAAGAATCCAGAAAGTCACCGGTCAAAAGGAATATATTCTCGGCGGTGTATCTTTGGGAGGACAAGCGATACTACATTCTTTCAAAGCCAAAAAAATACCGGATATTTCCAAAGCTTTTTTTCTCGGAACCGGAATGGACTATAAATACAACGATAGTTTTATCGAACAAATGAAGACCGAAAAAAGGTTCGAAACCGACTTAAGTGTTTCGTGCAAAAACAAGGATAGTTTTTGCAAACGTTTTATCTCTTTCGACGAAGACGATCCTACGATTCTATTTGTATATCAGAATCTTTTTAACTATTTGCCCACTTTGGAGGAAAACCCGAAAACTTGGGAGCCGTTTGAGTCTACGAATTTCCCTTCCCTTTTTATCGGAGGAAGAATCGACAACGTATCTCCGACGGAAAGTATCCATCCGACTTATAAGAGAAAAAAAGGGAAAAAAGAGTATTGGGAAGCGGGAAGGGATAATGGAACGTCGATCGACTATGATCATTTAGGACTTTTTGCCTACAAAGACGCCCCTTCCGACATTTATCAAAGAATCGCCAATTGGTTGAAGGAAATAGAAATCACTAAGACCACTTCCAACCCAGCAGATCCATAA
- a CDS encoding alpha/beta fold hydrolase, producing MNATIRRIFLILLLGTFLSQCKASIQLQGEIHHPKTEDGWDLTMEHFPPAPGSPSKKYPVILCHGSITNRTYMKINEKSSIVGRLQKEGYDVWLLDLRGRRDAGYPSLFFGDKTFSYGMDDYIQYDADTAIKHVLNYTGKDKVNWIGHSMGGTIIYSRIGSLGEKRIVNFVAIGSSAILDSPSSALKSWGSLTWLMSLLPVVPAETWIGIEGATGIPFLPQEFLKELFWHEPNIDSSILSGIKTTSINPGTKKEVLQFQDLVESGELRSLDRKISYSNGLKNIKIPTLLIAGRRDKIGTAYSLRYAYDTISSEDKTLFIVSRANNHSEDYGHMDLIVGKNADKDVFVPLVVWLNKRN from the coding sequence ATGAACGCTACTATACGAAGAATTTTTCTGATTCTCCTCTTGGGAACGTTCCTTTCCCAATGCAAAGCAAGTATACAACTTCAAGGTGAAATTCATCATCCTAAAACCGAAGACGGTTGGGATCTGACGATGGAACATTTTCCACCGGCACCCGGCTCCCCTTCCAAAAAATATCCGGTTATACTATGCCACGGATCGATAACCAATAGAACCTACATGAAGATCAATGAGAAAAGCTCCATCGTCGGAAGACTTCAAAAAGAAGGTTACGACGTTTGGCTGTTGGATCTGAGAGGGAGAAGGGATGCGGGTTATCCTTCTTTGTTTTTCGGAGATAAAACTTTCTCCTACGGCATGGACGACTATATTCAGTATGACGCGGACACGGCCATTAAACACGTGTTAAATTATACCGGAAAGGATAAGGTCAATTGGATTGGTCATAGTATGGGCGGTACGATCATCTATTCGAGAATTGGAAGCTTAGGCGAAAAAAGAATCGTAAATTTTGTCGCGATCGGTTCTTCCGCAATTCTCGATTCTCCGAGTTCCGCCCTTAAAAGTTGGGGTTCTCTTACTTGGCTGATGAGCCTTTTGCCCGTCGTTCCCGCCGAAACTTGGATTGGAATCGAAGGAGCAACGGGAATTCCGTTTCTACCCCAAGAATTCCTCAAAGAGCTTTTTTGGCACGAACCCAATATCGACTCTTCGATTCTTTCGGGAATAAAAACGACTTCGATCAATCCGGGAACGAAGAAAGAAGTCCTTCAATTTCAGGATCTTGTGGAAAGCGGAGAACTTCGAAGTTTAGATCGTAAAATTTCCTACTCAAACGGACTTAAGAATATTAAAATTCCCACCTTGTTGATTGCGGGAAGAAGAGACAAGATCGGAACGGCCTATTCTCTTCGTTACGCTTATGATACGATATCCTCCGAAGATAAAACCCTTTTTATCGTATCCAGAGCCAACAACCATTCCGAAGATTACGGTCATATGGATTTGATCGTCGGAAAGAATGCCGATAAGGATGTTTTCGTTCCTCTCGTAGTTTGGTTGAATAAGAGAAACTAA
- the queC gene encoding 7-cyano-7-deazaguanine synthase QueC, whose protein sequence is MNPQKNESLSRKNLKEESSHNKAVVLLSGGLDSTTCLYQALLDGKKVQALSFDYGQRHRIELSYAKKITRKLGIPHTIQKLKPELFLGSSLTQKSIQVPKNSLGKEEIPNTYVPGRNILFLSFAVSLAEGTGSNSIYIGVNAMDYSGYPDCRPEFIKMFEMAIQLGTKKGSQGSPIKIVTPLQNLSKKEIVLLGNRLKVPFHLTFSCYDPKGGKACGKCDACLLRKKGFQETGVSEK, encoded by the coding sequence TTGAATCCTCAAAAGAATGAGAGTTTAAGCCGCAAGAACTTAAAAGAGGAATCCTCGCATAACAAAGCAGTCGTTCTCTTATCGGGCGGTCTCGACTCCACTACTTGTTTGTATCAGGCGCTCTTGGACGGAAAAAAAGTCCAAGCTTTATCTTTCGATTATGGACAAAGACATAGAATCGAATTGTCTTATGCAAAAAAAATCACTCGTAAATTAGGAATTCCTCACACGATTCAAAAACTAAAACCCGAATTGTTCTTGGGTTCATCCCTCACACAAAAGTCTATCCAGGTTCCGAAAAACTCTTTGGGAAAAGAGGAGATTCCGAACACTTACGTTCCGGGAAGAAATATTCTTTTTCTTTCCTTTGCGGTTTCACTCGCGGAAGGAACGGGTTCCAATTCCATCTACATCGGAGTCAACGCGATGGATTATTCGGGTTATCCGGATTGTAGACCCGAGTTCATTAAAATGTTCGAGATGGCGATCCAACTCGGAACCAAAAAAGGAAGCCAAGGTTCTCCGATCAAAATCGTAACTCCTTTACAAAATCTTTCTAAGAAAGAAATCGTTCTTCTCGGGAATCGTTTGAAGGTCCCCTTTCATCTTACGTTCTCCTGCTACGATCCGAAGGGCGGCAAAGCCTGCGGAAAATGCGACGCGTGTCTCTTGAGAAAAAAAGGTTTTCAGGAGACTGGAGTTTCTGAAAAGTGA